A stretch of Vigna angularis cultivar LongXiaoDou No.4 chromosome 4, ASM1680809v1, whole genome shotgun sequence DNA encodes these proteins:
- the LOC108321818 gene encoding dehydration-responsive element-binding protein 3, with protein sequence MRVSAEKTMSLETEAGRESKKIKRIRDSSKHPVYRGVRMRNWGKWVSEIREPRKKSRIWLGTFPTPEMAARAHDVAALSIKGSAAILNFPHLANSLPRPASLAARDVQAAAAKAAHMEPSSLSSLVSAMDLSSASDELTQIVELPSLESTDDGCVELEKEFVFVDSVDTWMYQPPPFDFDAERDIALEGLVWNY encoded by the coding sequence ATGAGAGTTTCAGCCGAGAAGACGATGTCGTTGGAGACCGAGGCGGGGCGAGAGAGCAAGAAGATAAAGCGCATTCGCGACTCGAGCAAGCATCCAGTGTACCGTGGCGTGCGGATGCGGAACTGGGGGAAGTGGGTGTCGGAAATCCGCGAGCCGCGGAAGAAGTCGCGGATATGGCTAGGCACATTCCCGACGCCGGAGATGGCGGCGAGAGCGCACGACGTGGCCGCCCTCAGCATCAAGGGCTCCGCCGCCATTCTGAACTTCCCCCACCTGGCGAACTCCCTCCCACGCCCGGCCTCCCTGGCTGCGCGCGACGTCCAGGCAGCGGCGGCGAAGGCGGCCCACATGGAGCCATCCTCCCTCTCGTCCTTGGTGTCGGCAATGGACCTGTCCTCTGCCTCAGACGAGTTGACTCAGATAGTTGAACTCCCGTCCCTGGAAAGCACCGATGATGGGTGCGTGGAGTTGGAAAAGGAGTTCGTTTTCGTGGACTCGGTGGACACGTGGATGTATCAGCCACCACCCTTTGATTTTGACGCGGAACGAGACATTGCCTTGGAGGGTCTGGTGTGGAATTACTAG